A part of Capsicum annuum cultivar UCD-10X-F1 chromosome 6, UCD10Xv1.1, whole genome shotgun sequence genomic DNA contains:
- the LOC107875216 gene encoding uncharacterized protein LOC107875216 isoform X2: MERAMNVRMKNGDRKSKKTGKKNNMQRLGGGGRGGLSLEAFANAKTKTNTYNPAIIKKQREFYKNAKYVSKYKRIMKQHGEPSDGARHVEDDGQDIERAAADKEVDTKNKKKSGVSLREIYERKREEDGKARMETEAAIQARKEERQGAEARRKELRGKMLKKTRSGQPVMKYRIQHILETLEGSKED, encoded by the exons ATGGAGAGAGCAATGAATGTTAGGATGAAAAATGGGGATCGGAAAAGTAAGAAGACAGGAAAAAAGAATAATATGCAGAGAttaggaggaggaggaagaggcgGCTTATCACTGGAAGCATTTGCAAACGCCAAAACCAAGACCAACACTTACAACCCTGCCATCATAA AGAAGCAAAGGGAGTTCTATAAGAATGCCAAATATGTGAGTAAATATAAGAGGATAATGAAGCAACATGGGGAACCTTCTGATGGCGCAAGACACGTAGAG GATGATGGACAGGATATTGAAAGAGCTGCTGCTGATAAGGAGGTGGatacaaaaaataagaagaaaagtggTGTAAGCCTAAGAGAAATATATGAGAGAAAACGGGAGGAGGACGGCAAGGCGAGGATGGAGACAGAGGCCGCTATTCAAGCCAGGAAAGAGGAAAGACAGGGAGCTGAAGCTCGAAGGAAAGAGCTAAGGGGAAAAATGCTGAAGAAAACCAGGTCTGGCCAACCAGTCATGAAGTATAGAATACAACATATTTTGGAAACACTTGAAGGGTCAAAAGAAGATTAA
- the LOC107875216 gene encoding uncharacterized protein LOC107875216 isoform X1, translating into MERAMNVRMKNGDRKSKKTGKKNNMQRLGGGGRGGLSLEAFANAKTKTNTYNPAIIKKQREFYKNAKYVSKYKRIMKQHGEPSDGARHVEVSYYPSLSFLFATAQKNDDGQDIERAAADKEVDTKNKKKSGVSLREIYERKREEDGKARMETEAAIQARKEERQGAEARRKELRGKMLKKTRSGQPVMKYRIQHILETLEGSKED; encoded by the exons ATGGAGAGAGCAATGAATGTTAGGATGAAAAATGGGGATCGGAAAAGTAAGAAGACAGGAAAAAAGAATAATATGCAGAGAttaggaggaggaggaagaggcgGCTTATCACTGGAAGCATTTGCAAACGCCAAAACCAAGACCAACACTTACAACCCTGCCATCATAA AGAAGCAAAGGGAGTTCTATAAGAATGCCAAATATGTGAGTAAATATAAGAGGATAATGAAGCAACATGGGGAACCTTCTGATGGCGCAAGACACGTAGAGGTTTCTTATTATCCATCACTCAGCTTCTTGTTTGCTACTGCACAAAAAAAT GATGATGGACAGGATATTGAAAGAGCTGCTGCTGATAAGGAGGTGGatacaaaaaataagaagaaaagtggTGTAAGCCTAAGAGAAATATATGAGAGAAAACGGGAGGAGGACGGCAAGGCGAGGATGGAGACAGAGGCCGCTATTCAAGCCAGGAAAGAGGAAAGACAGGGAGCTGAAGCTCGAAGGAAAGAGCTAAGGGGAAAAATGCTGAAGAAAACCAGGTCTGGCCAACCAGTCATGAAGTATAGAATACAACATATTTTGGAAACACTTGAAGGGTCAAAAGAAGATTAA